The proteins below are encoded in one region of Homo sapiens chromosome 8, GRCh38.p14 Primary Assembly:
- the ERLIN2 gene encoding erlin-2 isoform 2 (isoform 2 is encoded by transcript variant 3), with amino-acid sequence MAQLGAVVAVASSFFCASLFSAVHKIEEGHIGVYYRGGALLTSTSGPGFHLMLPFITSYKSVQTTLQTDEVKNVPCGTSGGVMIYFDRIEVVNFLVPNAVYDIVKNYTADYDKALIFNKIHHELNQFCSVHTLQEVYIELFGLENDFSQESS; translated from the exons ATGGCTCAGTTGGGAGCAGTTGTGGCTGTGGCTTCCAGTTTCTTTTGTGCATCTCTCTTCTCAGCTGTGCACAAGATAGAAGAGGGACATATTGGGGTATATTACAG AGGCGGTGCCCTGCTGACTTCGACCAGCGGCCCTGGTTTCCATCTCATGCTCCCTTTCATCACATCATATAAGTCTGTGCAG ACCACACTCCAGACAGATGAGGTGAAGAATGTACCTTGTGGGACTAG TGGTGGTGTGATGATCTACTTTGACAGAATTGAAGTGGTGAACTTCCTGGTCCCGAACGCAG tGTATGATATAGTGAAGAACTATACTGCTGACTATGACAAGGCCCTCATCTTCAACAAGATCCACCACGAACTGAACCAGTTCTGCAGTGTGCACACGCTTCAAGAGGTCTACATTGAGCTGTTTG GACTGGAAAATGATTTTTCCCAGGAATCTTCATAA
- the ERLIN2 gene encoding erlin-2 isoform X1: protein MAQLGAVVAVASSFFCASLFSAVHKIEEGHIGVYYRGGALLTSTSGPGFHLMLPFITSYKSVQTTLQTDEVKNVPCGTSGGVMIYFDRIEVVNFLVPNAVYDIVKNYTADYDKALIFNKIHHELNQFCSVHTLQEVYIELFDQIDENLKLALQQDLTSMAPGLVIQAVRVTKPNIPEAIRRNYELMESEKTKLLIAAQKQKVVEKEAETERKKALIEAEKVAQVAEITYGQKVMEKETEKKISEIEDAAFLAREKAKADAECYTAMKIAEANKLKLTPEYLQLMKYKAIASNSKIYFGKDIPNMFMDSAGSVSKQFEGLADKLSFGLEDEPLETATKEN from the exons ATGGCTCAGTTGGGAGCAGTTGTGGCTGTGGCTTCCAGTTTCTTTTGTGCATCTCTCTTCTCAGCTGTGCACAAGATAGAAGAGGGACATATTGGGGTATATTACAG AGGCGGTGCCCTGCTGACTTCGACCAGCGGCCCTGGTTTCCATCTCATGCTCCCTTTCATCACATCATATAAGTCTGTGCAG ACCACACTCCAGACAGATGAGGTGAAGAATGTACCTTGTGGGACTAG TGGTGGTGTGATGATCTACTTTGACAGAATTGAAGTGGTGAACTTCCTGGTCCCGAACGCAG tGTATGATATAGTGAAGAACTATACTGCTGACTATGACAAGGCCCTCATCTTCAACAAGATCCACCACGAACTGAACCAGTTCTGCAGTGTGCACACGCTTCAAGAGGTCTACATTGAGCTGTTTG ATCAGATTGATGAAAATCTCAAACTGGCTTTGCAACAGGACCTGACCTCCATGGCCCCTGGGCTGGTCATTCAA GCTGTGCGGGTAACAAAGCCCAACATACCAGAGGCAATCCGCAGAAACTACGAGTTGAT ggAAAGTGAGAAGACAAAGCTTCTCATTGCCGCCCAGAAACAGAAggtggtggaaaaggaagcagAGACAGAGCGGAAGAAGGCGCTCATTG AGGCAGAAAAAGTGGCCCAGGTGGCTGAGATCACCTACGGGCAGAAGGTGATGGAGAAGGAGACTGAGAAGAAGATTTCAGAAATTGAAG ATGCTGCATTTCTGGCCCGGGAGAAGGCAAAGGCAGATGCTGAGTGCTACACTGCTATGAAAATAGCCGAAGCCAATAAG ctgaaGCTAACCCCTGAATATCTGCAGCTGATGAAGTACAAGGCCATTGCTTCCAACAGCAAGATTTACTTTGGCAAAGACATTCCTAACATGTTCATGGACTCTGCGGGCAGTGTGAGCAAGCAGTTTGAGGGGCTAGCTGACAAGCTAAGCTTTGGCTTAGAAGATGAACCCTTGGAGACGGCCACTAAGGAGAATTGA
- the ERLIN2 gene encoding erlin-2 isoform X2 yields the protein MIYFDRIEVVNFLVPNAVYDIVKNYTADYDKALIFNKIHHELNQFCSVHTLQEVYIELFDQIDENLKLALQQDLTSMAPGLVIQAVRVTKPNIPEAIRRNYELMESEKTKLLIAAQKQKVVEKEAETERKKALIEAEKVAQVAEITYGQKVMEKETEKKISEIEDAAFLAREKAKADAECYTAMKIAEANKLKLTPEYLQLMKYKAIASNSKIYFGKDIPNMFMDSAGSVSKQFEGLADKLSFGLEDEPLETATKEN from the exons ATGATCTACTTTGACAGAATTGAAGTGGTGAACTTCCTGGTCCCGAACGCAG tGTATGATATAGTGAAGAACTATACTGCTGACTATGACAAGGCCCTCATCTTCAACAAGATCCACCACGAACTGAACCAGTTCTGCAGTGTGCACACGCTTCAAGAGGTCTACATTGAGCTGTTTG ATCAGATTGATGAAAATCTCAAACTGGCTTTGCAACAGGACCTGACCTCCATGGCCCCTGGGCTGGTCATTCAA GCTGTGCGGGTAACAAAGCCCAACATACCAGAGGCAATCCGCAGAAACTACGAGTTGAT ggAAAGTGAGAAGACAAAGCTTCTCATTGCCGCCCAGAAACAGAAggtggtggaaaaggaagcagAGACAGAGCGGAAGAAGGCGCTCATTG AGGCAGAAAAAGTGGCCCAGGTGGCTGAGATCACCTACGGGCAGAAGGTGATGGAGAAGGAGACTGAGAAGAAGATTTCAGAAATTGAAG ATGCTGCATTTCTGGCCCGGGAGAAGGCAAAGGCAGATGCTGAGTGCTACACTGCTATGAAAATAGCCGAAGCCAATAAG ctgaaGCTAACCCCTGAATATCTGCAGCTGATGAAGTACAAGGCCATTGCTTCCAACAGCAAGATTTACTTTGGCAAAGACATTCCTAACATGTTCATGGACTCTGCGGGCAGTGTGAGCAAGCAGTTTGAGGGGCTAGCTGACAAGCTAAGCTTTGGCTTAGAAGATGAACCCTTGGAGACGGCCACTAAGGAGAATTGA